A genomic stretch from Falco naumanni isolate bFalNau1 chromosome 4, bFalNau1.pat, whole genome shotgun sequence includes:
- the IL12RB1 gene encoding interleukin-12 receptor subunit beta-1, whose amino-acid sequence MLGWLLAALAVLAQGGTATSPGFSCWKRCGSRWFLCSWPPHGPTSDTSYLLTLCYAMPRLCQQFKAGARTTYTLKHHHIYVLTNVTAWVEARWGDHIHRTPNLTLYLNKAVKMDPPPTTMPFTKTGGRLRLQMPRSSCHHGDRPPQREARFRMMGNSSWTQVMCETVMDEDDSVTCTLGGDSAFEVQLRHKPSHWSSYWSDWSSSIFIPEEILASPVLSYQLGKLGRDGQRVLRLSWQQAPKEQGDVTYTLRVRMLVCRCAKLAEEDAVVLGREVMAHNLTLCGAEYEILLTAANAAGPGPARQLRVPAEQSADLSFKDISMDGGTMTAQWEAPSPGFAYCFEQQPLPGAPKQGICIQRDFPAESIHVERGAWEAPACYRLAVHSWAPVRGWSTFALQHHYASNASLAVPIRINASAGDDAAVLQWSPSPRAACPGALAKYLICHAAEGDNVTCECDPPPLWGRRRVLPAGSCQTTTSSICPDGEADAAASHYTLQNLQPGTAYRVGVWEVTGESEGTCGAWWHFQTKALGAQGAAWKYNLKYLGILLGLPTMAAIYQLSKKRACRLLFPPLPKPMGSKAIQFATGEMNQGQHRPGFVEPSERFSPAELLLKELNPGKELTDTSTWPGTPQPGPGAEELAAACQPGGQKELPFAYRRQEVPSPVGFPLPGSTSCTNHPPSEEEEEGEEEGRHGLHQPLVPIALLISDKPIIIRDEEG is encoded by the exons atgctggggtggctgctggcagcactggcGGTGCTGGCGCAGGGTG gcactgccaccagccctggTTTCTCCTGCTGGAAACGCTGTGGGTCCCGCTGGTTCCTCTGCTCCTGGCCACCCCACGGCCCAACAAGCGACACCTCCTACCTTCTGACGCTCTG CTATGCAATGCCCAGGTTGTGCCAGCAGTTCAAGGCGGGCGCGAGGACGACATACACCCTGAAGCATCACCATATTTACGTCCTCACCAATGTCACAGCCTGGGTGGAAGCGCGCTGGGGGGACCACATCCACAGGACCCCCAACCTCACGCTGTATCTCAACAAGGCCG TCAAGATGgacccaccccccaccacaaTGCCATTCACCAAGACCGGCGGCCGGCTGAGGTTGCAGATGCCGAGGTCATCGTGCCACCATGGGGACCGGCCACCACAGCGGGAGGCTCGCTTCCGGATGATGGGCAACAGCAGCTGGACGCAG GTGATGTGCGAGACGGTGATGGATGAGGATGACTCAG TGACCTGCACCCTGGGGGGGGACAGCGCCTTTGAGGTTCAGCTCCGGCACAAGCCCTCCCACTGGAGCAGCTACTGGAGCGACTGGAGCAGCTCCATCTTCATTCCTGAGG AAATCCTGGCTAGCCCAGTGCTGAGCTACCAGCTGGGAAAACTGGGGAGAGATGGGCAGCGGGTGCTGAGGCTGAGCTGGCAG caaGCCCCCAAGGAGCAAGGGGATGTCACCTACACACTACGTGTCCGCATGCTGGTGTGCCGCTGTGCCAAGCTGGCCGAGGAGgatgctgtggtgctggggagggaggtgaTGGCGCACAACCTCACCCTCTGTGGTGCTGAGTACGAGAtcctgctgacagcagccaaTGCCGCCGGGCCAGGGCCAGCACGGCAGCTCCGtgtgccagcagagcagagtgCAG ATCTCAGCTTCAAGGACATCAGCATGGATGGTGGCACCATGACGGCGCAGTGGGAAGCACCAAGCCCTGGCTTCGCCTACTGCTTCgagcagcagccactgccaggAGCACCAAAACAGGGCATTTGCATCCAACGGGATTTCCCTGCTGAGAGCATCCATGTGGAGAGAG GAGCGTGGGAAGCACCGGCGTGTTACCGCCTCGCCGTGCACAGCTGGGCCCCGGTGCGGGGCTGGTCTACCTTTGCCTTGCAGCACCACTATGCCAGCAATG CCTCGCTAGCTGTGCCCATCCGCATCAATGCCAGTGCTGGGGATGATGCTGCTGTCCTCCAGTGGAGCCCATCCCCCCGTGCTGCCTGTCCTGGGGCGCTGGCCAAGTACCTCATCTGCCACGCAGCCGAGGGTGACAACGTGACCTGTGAGTGTGACCCCCCAcccctgtggggcaggaggagggtgctgcctgcaggcagctgccagactACCACCAGCTCCATTTGCCCAGATGGTGAAGCGGACGCTGCGGCATCGCACTACACCCTCCAAAACCtacagcctggcacagcctaCAGGGTGGGCGTTTGGGAGGTGACAGGGGAGAGCGAGGGGACCTGTGGTGCTTGGTGGCACTTCCAGACCAAGGCACTGG GTGCCCAGGGAGCAGCGTGGAAATACAACCTGAAGTACCTGGGCATCTTGCTTGGTCTCCCCACCATGGCTGCCATCTACCAGCTCAGCAAAAAGAG ggctTGCCgcctcctcttcccacccctgcccaaGCCCATGGGCAGCAAAGCCATCCAGTTTGCCACTGGCGAAATGAACCAG GGTCAGCACCGGCCAGGCTTTGTGGAGCCCTCCGAGAGGTTCAGCCCAGCCGAGCTGCTGCTAAAGGAGCTGAATCCCGGGAAGGAGCTGACTGACACCAGCACGTGGCCTGGCACGccacagcctggccctggggctgaagagctggcagcagcatgcCAGCCAGGTGGCCAGAAGGAGCTGCCGTTTGCCTACCGCAGGCAGGAGGTGCCGAGCCCGGTGGGATTTCCATTGCCTGGCAGCACCAGTTGCACCAACCACCCACccagtgaggaggaggaggagggggaagaggaggggaggcaTGGACTACACCAGCCGCTGGTCCCCATTGCCCTGCTCATCTCTGACAAACCCATCATCATCAGGGATGAGGAAGGATAG